DNA sequence from the Candidatus Kaistella beijingensis genome:
TACTACAGGAACTTTTACCAAATTTTTCTTTGCATCTTCTACTGCTTTTGCAATAGCGGAAGCAACTTCTTTTGATTTTCCTAAACCATAACCTACAGTTCCGGCTTCGTCTCCTACAACCACGATTGCAGAAAATCCGAATGCACGTCCACCTTTGGTTACTTTGGTTACTCTGTTTACAGCTACGAGACGATCTTTAAGTTCTAATCCGCCCGGTTTTACTTTTTCTATATTATCTAGTCCTAACATATTTTCCGAAATTTAATGATTAGAATTTTAGTCCGCCTTCTCTCGCTCCATCAGCAAGAGCTTTCACTCTACCGTGGTAAACGAAACCGTTTCTGTCGAACACAATATTTTCAATACCTGCAGCTTTAGCTTTTTCAGCGATTGCTTTACCTACTTCTGCAGAGATTTCTACTTTTGTACCTTTAGCGTTCATAGCTCTTGAAGAAGCTGAAGCTAAGGTTTTACCTTCTTTATCGTCGATCAATTGCGCGTAAATTTCCTTGTTACTTTTGTAAACGGATAATCTTGGCAATTCAGCAGAGCCGGAGATTTTTCCACGAACTCTTCTTTTGATTCTGTCTCTTTTTTGTACTTTATTCAGTGCCATTTTCTTAAATTTTATTAAGCAGATTTACCAGCTTTACGTCTAACAATTTCTCCTACGAAACGAACTCCTTTTCCTTTGTAAGGTTCAGGTTTTCTGAATGATCTGATTTTAGCGGCAACCATTCCCAAAAGTTGCTTGTCATAAGACGTCAACGTGATGATTGGGTTTTTACCTTTTTCAGAAAGTGTTTCTACGGTCACTTCTTTTGGAAGATCCAATACGATACCGTGAGAGAATCCCAAAGCCAGTTCCAGTTTGTTACCGGTATTTGATGCTCTGTATCCTACCCCAACAAGTTCAAGTTGCTTAGTCCAACCTGTAGCTGTACCTTGAACCATGTTATTGATTAACGCTCTGTAAAGACCGTGTAATGCTTTGTGCTGTTTTGATTCTGAAGCTCTATCTAGAGTAAGAACTCCGTCTTCTTGCTTTAGAGTGATTCCCTCATTAAGTTGCTGTGTAAGTTCTCCTTTCGGACCTTTCACAGTTACCAAACCATCCTTTTCAGTAATGGTAACTCCTGCTGGAATTTCTATAATTGCTTTACCAATTCTTGACATTTTCCTTGGATTAAAAATTAATAAACATAGCAGATTACTTCTCCACCAACTTTTTCTTGTCTGGCTTTCTTATCAGTCATTACTCCTTTAGAAGTTGAGATGATAGCCACTCCCAAACCGTTTAGTACTCTTGGAAGTTCTTCTGAACCTTTGTACTGTCTCAAACCTGGTCTTGAAGCTCTCTGAATGCTCTTGATTGCTGGTTTGTTGGTTTGTTTGTCATACTTTAAAGCGATTTTGATATTTCCTTGCACAGCGTTGTCCTCGAACTTATAGTTCAAGATATAACCCTGGTCAAACAAAATTTTCGTAATCTCCTTTTTGATTTTCGATGCAGGAATTTCCACCACTTTGTGGCCTGCGCTTTGTGCGTTCCTTACTCTGGTCAGGAAATCTGAAATTGGATCTGTTACCATTTTTCTGTTTTAAATTATTGGTTTATGATAGTTAGTTTTGATTGAGATTCAAGAACCTAGACACAAGATTCAAGACTTACATCCAGGCTCTTGCTTCTTGGCTCTTGATTCTAACAATCAACTTTACTATCTCGATTGTTCTAAATTGTTACCAACTTGCTTTTTTCACTCCCGGGATCAAACCTGCGTTTGCCATTTCACGGAAAGTTACTCTAGAAATACCGAAGGTTCTCATGTAACCTCTTGGTCTTCCTGTTAATTTACATCTGTTGTGTAATCTTACTGGTGAAGCGTCTTTCGGCAATTTTTGTAATGCTTCGTAATCTCCGGCTTCTTTCAAAGCTTTTCTTTTCTCGGCATATTTTGCTACTGTAGCTTCTCTTTTGCGCTCACGCGCTTTCATTGATTCTTTAGCCATCTTTTAGTTCTTTTTGAATGGTAAACCGAAGTGAGTTAATAATGCTTTTGCTTCTTTGTCTGTCTTCGCAGAAGTTACGAAAGTGATGTCCATCCCTTGGATTTTTTTCACTTTGTCGATTACGATTTCAGGGAAGATGATTTGCTCGGTAATCCCTAAGTTGTAATTTCCTCTTCCGTCGAAACCATCAGCTTTGATACCGTTGAAATCTCTGATTCGCGGTAAAGCTGAAGAAGTTAATCTGTCTAAAAACTCATACATTTGGTTTGCTCTTAGAGTCACTCTTGCTCCTACAGGCATTCCTTTTCTTAGTTTGAACGCTGCCTCGTCTTTTTTAGAGAGTGTTCCAACTGCTTTTTGGCCGGTAATTGCTGTAAGTTCTTCTACTGCATAGTCAACAATTTTCTTGTCAGCTGTTGCAGCTCCCAAACCTTGTGATACAACGATTTTCTCTAATTTAGGAACCTGCATTACAGATTTGTACCCAAATTCTTCCATCATTGCAGGAACAATTTTCTCTTTATATGCTTTTTTTGGTCTTGCTACGTATTCCATAATTAAATTTCCTTACCGGTTGTTTTAGCAATTCTTACTTTTTTATCTCCGTCCACTTTGTAACCCACTTTGGTTGCTTTTCCGTTTGCATCAAGCAATGCTACGTTTGAAATATGGATGGATGCTTCTTTCTCTACAATTCCGCCTTGAGGATTTCCTGCAGATGGTTTGGTGTGTTTTTTCACTATGTTCAAACCTGCTACGATTACTCTTGCGTCTTTGCCTTCTTTACGAATCACTTCAATAACTTCACCTTTTTTACCTTTGATTTCTTTTCTTCCGGTAGTGATGATTACGTTATCTCCTCTTTTGATTTTTAACTTTGTCATTTTCTTGTAAATTTTAAAATTAAAGTACTTCAGGAGCTAATGAAATGACTTTCATATATTCTTTATCTCTCAGTTCACGAGCAACCGGTCCGAAAACACGGGTTCCTCTCATTTCGCCTGCAGCGTTCAAAAGAACACAAGCGTTGTCGTCGAACTTAATGTATGAACCATCTTTTCTACGAACTGCTTTTTTAGTTCTTACTACTACTGCTTTAGAAACGGTACCTTTTTTTGCGTTTCCCTGTGGTGTAGAATCTTTGATAGTAACTACGATTTTATCACCAACTGAAGCATATCTTCTTCTAGTTCCACCTAGAACTCTGATTACAAGTACTTCTTTTGCACCTGTGTTATCAGCAACTTTTAATCTTGATTCTGTTTGTAACATTACTTAGCTTTTTCAATGATTCTTACTAATCTCCATCTCTTACTTTTGCTCAAAGGTCTTGTTTCAGTGATTAATACTGTATCGCCTTCGTTGCACTCGTTGTTCTCGTCGTGAGCGGTATATTTTTTCGTTTTCAAAACGAATTTACCGTACATCGGGTGCTTCATTCTCATCGTTTCACTTACAACAATGGTTTTCTCCATCTTATTGCTAGAAACGATTCCGATTCTTTCTTTTCTTAAATTTCTATCCATGATGAAATCCTTATTGTTGTTTAAGTGTTAATTCAGTTTCTAATCTTGCGATTGTTTTTCTCAAATCTCTGATTTGGATTGGGTTTTCAATCGGGCTGATTCTGTGGGCCAATTTCAATTTGGTGAAATCTGCTTTTGCCTCAGCTAATTTGTTTTGGATGTCTCCTGCGCTTAGATTTTTGATGTCAGCTTTCTTCATTTCTTTAAAATTATTGAGGTTGAACAAAATCGTTAGCGACTACAAATTTGGTAACTACCGGTAATTTTTGTGCGGCAAGTCTAAGTGCTTCTTTCGCTACTTCGTAAGGAACACCTCCTACTTCGAACATAATTTTACCAGGCTTTACTACAGCTACCCAATATTCCACGGCACCTTTACCTTTACCCATACGTACTTCCGCAGGTTTTTTGGTAATTGGCTTATCCGGGAAGATTTTGATCCATAGCTGACCTTCTCTTTTCATATATCTTGTAGCGGCGATACGCGCAGCTTCAATTTGTCTTGCAGTGATCCAAGCTCCTTCAGTTGCTTTGATACCGAAAGTTCCGTAAGCGAGTTGATTACCTCTTTGAGCAATCCCCTTCATCTTCATTTTGTGAACTTTACGGAATTTAGTTCTTCTTGGTTGTAACATGATTTTTCTAAATTTTAGATTTCAGATTTCAGATTTCAGATTTCAGATTTAAAAAGTAACGGTAATTTAAAACTTGGTCTATCAATCTAAAATTTAATTATTTTCTATCTCTTGGTCTTCTGTCTCCTCTGTCACCTCTCTCGCTTCTCTCTCCTCTACCTGCAGGTGCTTTTTTCTGTTGTCCTACTAATGGGCTAAGTTCTCTTTTACCGTAAACCTCACCTTTCATGATCCAAACTTTCACTCCAAGCTTTCCGTACTGAGTAAGTGCTTCACCGATGTGGTAATCGATATCTGCACGGAAAGTTGACAATGGGATTCTTCCTTCTTTGAAAGACTCGCTTCTTGCCATTTCCGCTCCGTTCAATCTTCCAGAAATCTGAACTTTGATTCCTTCTGCACCCATTCTCATTGTGGAAGCCATTGCCATCTTAACTGCTCTTCTGTAAGAGATACGGTTTTCGATTTGTTTAGCAATGCTGTCTGCAACCAATACTGCGTCAAGTTCAGGTCTTTTAATTTCGAAGATGTTGATTTGGATATCCTTGTCGGTAATCTTTTTCAATTCTTCTTTCAATTTATCAACTTCCTGCCCTCCTTTACCGATGATCAATCCCGGTCTAGCTGTAGTGATTGTTACTGTTACTAATTTCAGGGTTCTTTCAATAAAGATTTTTGAAATACCACCTTTAGATAATCTCGCTTCAAGGTATCTTCTGATTTTGTAGTCTTCCGCGATTCTGTCTCCATAATCGTTTCCGCCAAACCAGTTAGAATCCCATCCTCTGATGATTCCTAATCTGTTACCAATTGGATTTGTCTTCTGTCCCATACCTTGAATTATTTGTTATCTTTAGTACCTAAGATTAATGTGATGTGGTTGCTTCTCTTTCTGATTCTGTAACCTCTTCCTTGTGGAGCCGGTCTTAGTCTCTTCAATTGTCTTGCACTGTCCACATGAATTTCCTTCACGATAAGTCCTGCTTCTTCAATGTCTGCACCTTCGTTTTTCAACTGCCAGTTTGCCATTGCAGAAAGTAAAACTTTCTCTAATTTGTTGGATGCTTCTTTCTTTGAAAATTTAAGGATTGCCAATGCTTTGTCAACCTCAACTCCTCTGATGATGTCTGCAACCAATCTCATTTTTCTTGGAGAAGAAGGGCAGTCGTTATGTAAGGCTTTTGCCACATCCTGGTTTGCTATTTTACGTGCCAATGCACTTTCTCTTTTTCTTGATCCCATGATTATCTACCTCCTTTATTTTTGTTACCACCGTGACCTCTGAAAGATCTTGTCGGAGAAAATTCGCCTAACTTGTGACCAACCATGTTTTCGGTTACATAAACTGGGATAAAAGATTTCCCGTTGTGTACCGCAATAGTCTGTCCTACGAAGTCCGGAGAGATCATAGATGCTCTGGACCAAGTCTTGATAACTGTCTTTTTATTAGACTCTATATTTGCCTGAACCTTCTTATCTAAAGTATGATGAATGAAAGGTCCTTTCTTAAGTGATCTTGCCATAATTATTTTCTTTTAGATACGATGAATCGGTTAGACGCTTTATTTTTCTTTCTTGTTTTGTAACCTTTAGCCGGTTTACCGTTTCTTGATCTTGGGTGACCTCCAGAAGAACGTCCTTCACCACCTCCCATCGGGTGATCTACAGGGTTCATTGCTACTGGTCTTGTTCTTGGTCTTCTACCCAACCATCTGCTTCTACCAGCTTTTCCTGAAACGGTCAACTGGTGGTCAGAGTTTGAAACTGAACCAATCATTGCCATACATTCAGTAAGGATCATTCTGGATTCTCCTGAAGGCAATTTCACGATTGCATATTTCCCGTCTCTTGAAGTCAATTGCGCTGAAGAACCTGCAGATCTTGCCATAATTGCACCTTGTCCAGGTTTCAATTCGATACAAGAGATTACAGTTCCCAAAGGAATGTTTTTCAGTTTCATTGCGTTACCAACTTCTGGTTCAGCAGTTTCTGCAGAGATTACTTTCTGGTCTACTTTGATTCCGTTTGGAGCGATGATGTATCTCTTCTCTCCATCCGCGTACTCAAGTAGCGCGATGAAAGCAGTTCTGTTTGGATCGTACTCTACAGTTTTTACCGTAGCTTCAACGTTGAATTTATTTCTCTTGAAGTCGATAATTCTGTATTTCTTTTTGTGTCCACCTCCGGTGTAACGCATGGTCATTTTACCAGTTTGGTTACGTCCACCTGACTTTTTAATACCAACTGTTAGAGATTTCTCTGGTTTGTTGGTAGTAATTTCCTCAAAGTTGTTTACAACTCTGAATCTCTGTCCCGGGGTGATAGGTTTTAATTTTCTAACAGACATTACTATTGTTTATATTTAATTAATTCGTTGCAAAAATATCGATAACTTCACCTTCAACAAGCTTCACTACCGCTTTTTTCAATTTGTTGGTTTTCCCAACCTGTAATCCTTTTTTGGTGTATTTTGATGAAACTTTAGGAGCGTAAATCATGGTGTTTACTTCCGCTACTTTCACACCGTAAGCATCTTCTACCGCTTTTTTAATCTGGATTTTATTCGCTTTAGTATCCACTAAAAAAGAATAAGTCCCTCTTAAATCAGTAAGGTAATTTGCTTTTTCTGAAATAACTGGTTTAATAATTACTGACATGATTTATTTTCTTAAATTTTCCTGGAATTTTTCGATAGCACCTTCTAAGAATACAATCTCACCTGCATGTACCAAGTCGTAAGAACTGATCTCGTTATAAGTCAATACTTTAGTTTTCGGTAAATTTCTTGATGAAAGATATACGTTCTTGTTTGCTTCAGGCAAAATGTACAAAGACTTTTTCCCTTCGAAACCTAATGCGTTGTTCAAGTTGATAAATTCTTTAGTTTTAGGAGCGTCGAAAGTGAATGCTTCCAAAACTTTGATAGAATTATCTCTCAATTTTTGAGAAAGCACAGATTTTTTAGCCAATCTTTTCAAAGCTTTGTTCAATTTGAATCTGTAGTCTCTTGGTTTTGGACCAAAAACTCTACCTCCACCTTTGAAAGTTGGCGACTTGATGTCACCGTATCTCGCAGATCCTGAACCTTTTTGCTTTTTAAGCTTTCTAGTAGAAGCAGTGATTTCGCTTCTTTCTTTTGATTTATGTGTTCCTTGTCTTTGTGCAGCAAGGTATTGTTTCACTTCTAAGTAAACCGCGTGCTGATTTGGCTCGATTCCGAAGATGGTTTCGTCCAAAGTTACTTTTCTTCCGGTTTCTTTTCCTGATGTATTATAAACTACTAACTCCATCTTCTGATAATTACGTATGAATTTTTCGCTCCCGGAACAGCACCTTTTACTACTAAAAGATTTTGCTCTTCATCTACTCTTAACACTTCAAGGTTTTGTACGGTTACTTGTTTACCGCCCATTCTTCCCGCCATTCTCATTCCTTTGAAAACTCTTGACGGATCGGAACCTGCACCGATAGAACCTGGAGCTCTTAATCTGTTGTGCTGTCCGTGAGTTGCCTGCATTACACCACCGAAGTTGTGTCTTTTAACAACACCCTGGAAACCTTTACCTTTTGAAGTTCCTGTAACGTCCACATATTCACCTTCTGCGAATAGGTTTACTTTCACTTCGTCTCCTACTTTCAAGTGGTCGAACCCGTGGTGGAATTCTACCAATTTAGCTTTAGGAGTTGAACCTGCCTTTTTGAAATGGCCGGTTAACGCTTTACCAACGTTCTTCTCACTCTTGTCATCGAAACCCAACTGAAAGCCAACATAGCCATCAGTTTCTTTGGTTCTGACCTGTAAAACCGAGCATGGACCTGCTTGAATAACGGTACAAGGAATATTTTTTCCTTCTTCGTTAAACAGGGAAGTCATCCCGATTTTTTTACCAATAATACCTGACATTATTTATATATATCTATTAAGTTCTTCATTATCAATCAGAGATTGCAGTGATTTCTACGTATGAAATAGGCACACTTCTTCCCCAAATTGAGTGTGCAAATGTAAGAAGATTTTTTGAATTGACAATGAGTGAGTTAAAAAAATATTAATAAAAACTCAAAAAACTTAAAATTGCTCCCATTGTGGATTAATACATCATTGAAATAAAAAATATAAGTCATGGAGAAGGAAAAGTGCTGCGAAATCAACAATATCTCCGCATCTTGTGGTATATGATGAAATAAGCAAATCACATTAATCTTCAAATGCGCCGTTCAAGTCTCTGCCCCTTTTTTTGAATTCATGGTTATTTTTGGCAGCATCGATAGAATGAGACTGATGCAAATCATTATCGCTTTCCGCCAAATCTGATAATTCCTCGTAAAACTTATGCAAGTTATCCAGCTCCTTTTCCGTCAAATCCTCAATATCCACAATTCTATTGCTGGCCTTTTCACTGGCGGCAATCAATTCATTTAATTTAATTTGGATCGCTTTGGAATCTTTGTTTTGCGCCTTTTGAATTAAAAAAACCATCAAAAACGTAATAATTGTAGTACCAGTATTGATGATCATTTGCCAGGTTTCTGAATATTGAAAAAAGGGACCGGTAGCTGCCCATACAATAACTAATACCATTGCTCCAAGAAATGCTCCGGGACTTCCTGTAAAGTTTGTTGCCCAGTTAGCAAACCTATCGAAAAAACTAACCTTTTTGTCGTTGCTTATTGTTTTCACCTTCTTTTTATTTAAAATTTTGACCCAGTAATTTAACACGGATTTTTCATAATCAAATTTAAAAAACATTTGTGTTAAAGCACAACTTCAAAGAATTTTAAAGTACGTTGAAAAGAATTTATAAATTTGAACATGCAGAAATTTTCACAGTTCTTAATTTTAACCATCTTCCTCGCCTGCCAAAATCAGGAAAACCATCCCTATACATTCTATTATTGGCGCACAAACCTCTCTTTAAACCAAACAGAAAAACAGGAACTAAAAAAAGCAACTATACCTTATCTATATGCACGGTTTTTCGACATCGAAAAAGTGGATGGTAAATTTCAACCGGTTGCGATAATTAACAAGGACAAATCTTTTGAAACCGACAAAGAAATCGTTCCGGTGGTTTTTATTAAAAATGACGTGTTTTATGATATTAAATTAGATGAAATTGCCTTCCTCGCAAAAAATGTGTATTCTTTGATAAAGAAAAAACAGAACGAATTTGGTTTTAAAATCTCCAAAGAAATCCAAATCGATTGCGATTGGACAGCAGGAACTAACAAAGAGTATTTCGAATTTTTAAAACAGCTGAAGGAAATTTCGGAAAAAGAAATCACCTGCACTTTGCGCCTTCATCAAATTCATCACCGGGCACTTTCCGGAGTTCCGCCGGTGGAAAAGGTTTATTTGATGTGCTACTCCACTTCTTCTCCATTGGAAGATTCAGATAAAAATTCAATTCTTGAGCTCAAGACGTTGAAAAAATATTTGGCCTACGTTCACCGTTATCCCGTTGATATAGACATTGTACTTCCAGTAAAGGGATTTCGGACAAAATCAGGTGATATTTCCGACATACAGCTGCTTGAAGTGCGAAAATACTTGGACCAAAAATTAAACAGCTACAATATCGTTTATTATCATTTGAACAGCAATTTTGGAAATTTTGGTTTTTAATTTCGTTGCCTAATCAGCGTTTTTTAGTAGGATATTTTAAAGCCTTATCGATTTCAATCGGATTGTTTTCTTTGCGCATCATTTCCTGAAATCGTTCCGTAAGCTCTTTGAACTGCTCAATGCTTTTAACTTCAATCCCCAAAACAGAAAATTTTCCGGCGCCATTACTCTTTTTAAAATCTTCTTTGAAGTCTCTTAAAGGATCGTTAAAAAGTTCCATTCTCTTTTTCAATAGAACCTTCTCATTAATCGGGATGGGTTTTTTACCACCGAAAGATTCCAAAAACTCGGACGTGTCATAAGTATTTTTAAATTTCTGACTTTTGACCAAACTGAAAATAAAATTCTGTTGATCATCTTGAATTTCAAAAATTAAACCCGGCAATCCTCTGAATTTGTAAGGTCCTTCACTTAAATTCACTTCTTTGGAAAACCAAGCCGTCCATTTTCTTCCACCGAAATTGGTGGTTGCTTTTTGCAAAGTATATTGAGCGGATTTTTTGGTTTCGTTTGAAAGATTCCAACTGATTTTGTCTTCGGTCTGAAAGCTGAAAAAATCGTTCAATAAAATATAGGAAATATTGGTATATGAATTTTTGTTGCGCTTCAAAGCAGGAAGTTGGTCATCCCACATGATGTTTTTGTAATTGCGAACTTTCCCCAAAGAATCGTTTTCTGCGTAAGCGTAAGGATAAAATTTGAATTCATCGGGATTAATATCCAATACCATGTTTTCAGTCCGAAATTCTTTGGAGAGCGAATCACTCTTAAATTTAAACTCAAAAATAAAACGGTGGGTTTGCGCGGAAAACAATAGAGGAAACAAGATGAGGATGAACTTTTTCATTTAATTCCATATCTATAGACCAAATATATCAATAAAAGCTGAACGGAAACCAATATAAAAAATTTCATTAAGAAGCTTCTCTTCGCGATCTTATGGTTGAAAATAAACATCGCTAAAACTGAACCTATGGTTCCACCGAAAAATGTGGTAACGAGTAGAGTGGCTTCTGAAATTCTTGCGCGGCTATTTTTAGCTAAAAATTTATCCGTTCCGAATACTGCAAAACTGGTAACCGAAATGAAAAGCAAGTATATTACTACGAATGACATTTGCAGAATTTTATCAAAGATAATATTATGTAGGTTTTTGACAAGAAAAAAAATCCGCCCTCTTTCGAGAACGGATTTGTTATCATAGCAAAGTGCTGTTGACACGCGATAAATCGCGTCTCTACAAAATCACACTTTAATTTCTACGTCAACTCCTGAAGGAAGCTCCAATTTCATAAGAGCATCTACAGTTTTAGAAGAAGAAGAATAGATGTCCATCAATCTTTTGTGTGCAGAAAGTTGGAACTGTTCTCTTGCTTTTTTGTTTACGTGCGGAGATCTCAACACGGTGAAGATTCTCTTGTTTGTTGGCAATGGGATTGGTCCGTTTACAACAGCTCCAGTCGCTTTTACCGTTTTTACGATTTTCTCAGCAGATTTGTCCACCAAATTGTAATCGTAAGATTTTAATTTTATTCTGATTCTTTGTGACATTTTAATCTAATTTTTAAAATTAACCTTTAGCTTTTGCGATTACTTCTTCGGCAACGTTTGTAGGTGCTGCTTCATATCTTTCGAATTCC
Encoded proteins:
- the rplB gene encoding 50S ribosomal protein L2; protein product: MSVRKLKPITPGQRFRVVNNFEEITTNKPEKSLTVGIKKSGGRNQTGKMTMRYTGGGHKKKYRIIDFKRNKFNVEATVKTVEYDPNRTAFIALLEYADGEKRYIIAPNGIKVDQKVISAETAEPEVGNAMKLKNIPLGTVISCIELKPGQGAIMARSAGSSAQLTSRDGKYAIVKLPSGESRMILTECMAMIGSVSNSDHQLTVSGKAGRSRWLGRRPRTRPVAMNPVDHPMGGGEGRSSGGHPRSRNGKPAKGYKTRKKNKASNRFIVSKRK
- the rplD gene encoding 50S ribosomal protein L4, whose protein sequence is MELVVYNTSGKETGRKVTLDETIFGIEPNQHAVYLEVKQYLAAQRQGTHKSKERSEITASTRKLKKQKGSGSARYGDIKSPTFKGGGRVFGPKPRDYRFKLNKALKRLAKKSVLSQKLRDNSIKVLEAFTFDAPKTKEFINLNNALGFEGKKSLYILPEANKNVYLSSRNLPKTKVLTYNEISSYDLVHAGEIVFLEGAIEKFQENLRK
- the rplF gene encoding 50S ribosomal protein L6 → MSRIGKAIIEIPAGVTITEKDGLVTVKGPKGELTQQLNEGITLKQEDGVLTLDRASESKQHKALHGLYRALINNMVQGTATGWTKQLELVGVGYRASNTGNKLELALGFSHGIVLDLPKEVTVETLSEKGKNPIITLTSYDKQLLGMVAAKIRSFRKPEPYKGKGVRFVGEIVRRKAGKSA
- the rpsJ gene encoding 30S ribosomal protein S10; translation: MSQRIRIKLKSYDYNLVDKSAEKIVKTVKATGAVVNGPIPLPTNKRIFTVLRSPHVNKKAREQFQLSAHKRLMDIYSSSSKTVDALMKLELPSGVDVEIKV
- the rpsQ gene encoding 30S ribosomal protein S17; translated protein: MMDRNLRKERIGIVSSNKMEKTIVVSETMRMKHPMYGKFVLKTKKYTAHDENNECNEGDTVLITETRPLSKSKRWRLVRIIEKAK
- the rplR gene encoding 50S ribosomal protein L18, with the protein product MALNKVQKRDRIKRRVRGKISGSAELPRLSVYKSNKEIYAQLIDDKEGKTLASASSRAMNAKGTKVEISAEVGKAIAEKAKAAGIENIVFDRNGFVYHGRVKALADGAREGGLKF
- the rplV gene encoding 50S ribosomal protein L22; protein product: MGSRKRESALARKIANQDVAKALHNDCPSSPRKMRLVADIIRGVEVDKALAILKFSKKEASNKLEKVLLSAMANWQLKNEGADIEEAGLIVKEIHVDSARQLKRLRPAPQGRGYRIRKRSNHITLILGTKDNK
- the rplW gene encoding 50S ribosomal protein L23, producing the protein MSVIIKPVISEKANYLTDLRGTYSFLVDTKANKIQIKKAVEDAYGVKVAEVNTMIYAPKVSSKYTKKGLQVGKTNKLKKAVVKLVEGEVIDIFATN
- the rplE gene encoding 50S ribosomal protein L5, yielding MEYVARPKKAYKEKIVPAMMEEFGYKSVMQVPKLEKIVVSQGLGAATADKKIVDYAVEELTAITGQKAVGTLSKKDEAAFKLRKGMPVGARVTLRANQMYEFLDRLTSSALPRIRDFNGIKADGFDGRGNYNLGITEQIIFPEIVIDKVKKIQGMDITFVTSAKTDKEAKALLTHFGLPFKKN
- the rpsC gene encoding 30S ribosomal protein S3 → MGQKTNPIGNRLGIIRGWDSNWFGGNDYGDRIAEDYKIRRYLEARLSKGGISKIFIERTLKLVTVTITTARPGLIIGKGGQEVDKLKEELKKITDKDIQINIFEIKRPELDAVLVADSIAKQIENRISYRRAVKMAMASTMRMGAEGIKVQISGRLNGAEMARSESFKEGRIPLSTFRADIDYHIGEALTQYGKLGVKVWIMKGEVYGKRELSPLVGQQKKAPAGRGERSERGDRGDRRPRDRK
- the rplN gene encoding 50S ribosomal protein L14 codes for the protein MLQTESRLKVADNTGAKEVLVIRVLGGTRRRYASVGDKIVVTIKDSTPQGNAKKGTVSKAVVVRTKKAVRRKDGSYIKFDDNACVLLNAAGEMRGTRVFGPVARELRDKEYMKVISLAPEVL
- the rplX gene encoding 50S ribosomal protein L24, which gives rise to MTKLKIKRGDNVIITTGRKEIKGKKGEVIEVIRKEGKDARVIVAGLNIVKKHTKPSAGNPQGGIVEKEASIHISNVALLDANGKATKVGYKVDGDKKVRIAKTTGKEI
- a CDS encoding DUF1294 domain-containing protein — translated: MSFVVIYLLFISVTSFAVFGTDKFLAKNSRARISEATLLVTTFFGGTIGSVLAMFIFNHKIAKRSFLMKFFILVSVQLLLIYLVYRYGIK
- the rplC gene encoding 50S ribosomal protein L3 is translated as MSGIIGKKIGMTSLFNEEGKNIPCTVIQAGPCSVLQVRTKETDGYVGFQLGFDDKSEKNVGKALTGHFKKAGSTPKAKLVEFHHGFDHLKVGDEVKVNLFAEGEYVDVTGTSKGKGFQGVVKRHNFGGVMQATHGQHNRLRAPGSIGAGSDPSRVFKGMRMAGRMGGKQVTVQNLEVLRVDEEQNLLVVKGAVPGAKNSYVIIRRWS
- a CDS encoding GLPGLI family protein, whose amino-acid sequence is MKKFILILFPLLFSAQTHRFIFEFKFKSDSLSKEFRTENMVLDINPDEFKFYPYAYAENDSLGKVRNYKNIMWDDQLPALKRNKNSYTNISYILLNDFFSFQTEDKISWNLSNETKKSAQYTLQKATTNFGGRKWTAWFSKEVNLSEGPYKFRGLPGLIFEIQDDQQNFIFSLVKSQKFKNTYDTSEFLESFGGKKPIPINEKVLLKKRMELFNDPLRDFKEDFKKSNGAGKFSVLGIEVKSIEQFKELTERFQEMMRKENNPIEIDKALKYPTKKR
- the rplP gene encoding 50S ribosomal protein L16, producing the protein MLQPRRTKFRKVHKMKMKGIAQRGNQLAYGTFGIKATEGAWITARQIEAARIAATRYMKREGQLWIKIFPDKPITKKPAEVRMGKGKGAVEYWVAVVKPGKIMFEVGGVPYEVAKEALRLAAQKLPVVTKFVVANDFVQPQ
- the rpsN gene encoding 30S ribosomal protein S14; protein product: MAKESMKARERKREATVAKYAEKRKALKEAGDYEALQKLPKDASPVRLHNRCKLTGRPRGYMRTFGISRVTFREMANAGLIPGVKKASW
- the rpsH gene encoding 30S ribosomal protein S8, with the translated sequence MVTDPISDFLTRVRNAQSAGHKVVEIPASKIKKEITKILFDQGYILNYKFEDNAVQGNIKIALKYDKQTNKPAIKSIQRASRPGLRQYKGSEELPRVLNGLGVAIISTSKGVMTDKKARQEKVGGEVICYVY
- the rpsS gene encoding 30S ribosomal protein S19, which codes for MARSLKKGPFIHHTLDKKVQANIESNKKTVIKTWSRASMISPDFVGQTIAVHNGKSFIPVYVTENMVGHKLGEFSPTRSFRGHGGNKNKGGR
- the rpmC gene encoding 50S ribosomal protein L29, with product MKKADIKNLSAGDIQNKLAEAKADFTKLKLAHRISPIENPIQIRDLRKTIARLETELTLKQQ
- a CDS encoding low affinity iron permease family protein; amino-acid sequence: MFFKFDYEKSVLNYWVKILNKKKVKTISNDKKVSFFDRFANWATNFTGSPGAFLGAMVLVIVWAATGPFFQYSETWQMIINTGTTIITFLMVFLIQKAQNKDSKAIQIKLNELIAASEKASNRIVDIEDLTEKELDNLHKFYEELSDLAESDNDLHQSHSIDAAKNNHEFKKRGRDLNGAFED